The bacterium nucleotide sequence GGGGGTTGTTGGTGGGATTGGGCGAAGTCCTCGCCATCGCCGCTGGCGGTTTCGGCACCGAAGCCCAGGTGCTCTGGTATGGACCGCTCGCCTACGCCGCTTTCTTCGGCGCTCTTTGCATGGTGGGCGGCATCGTGCTGGCCGTGCTGCCGATGAGCCGGGAAGAGATTCGCGGTTGGACTCCGGCCCTCGGCCTGCTGGCGACGGCGGTGCCGATCGGCCTCGCGGTGACCGTGTTCCGCCTGCGCCGCGACGTCTACGCGGAGCAGATGCCGCCCCTGCCGGTGCTAGGCGCCGTACTCGGCGGTTTCGCCCTGATCGGGCTCTTGCTCTTCGCGGTCGGTCCCCGGCTCTTCCGTGGGGGCGTCGGGAACCTCTTCAAACCGCTTCCGGCCCTCGGCCTCGCGGCTCTGCTCGGGATCGGTGGTGCCCTCGCCACGGGTGCAGTGGATCTGATCGAAACCGGCGGCGAAGCGCCGACCGTCATTCCGGCCCATCTCACGGAGCGGCCCAACCTGATCCTGGTGATGGTCGATACGCTTCGCGCCGACCACCTCTCTTGTTATGGCGGACCGGTCGAAACGCCGAACCTGTGTCGCATCGCGACCGATGGCGGAACCCTCTACGACGGCTTCAGTCACGCCTCATGGACCAAGCCGGCGACCGCGACCCTGCTCACCTCACTCGTGCCGACCAGCCACCAGGCCATGTCGAAGCCCTCGGCACTCGGCCCGGAGATCGACACCCTCGCCGAGCAACTCCAGGACCACGGATACGCCACGGGCGGCTTCGTTTCGAACACGAACCTGACCGAGAGCTTCGGCTTCGCCCAGGGCTTCGACGAATACAACTACCTCGGGCCCGACTACCTGTTCGGCGCCGAGGAATCCTCCTCGAAGCTGGTGATGTACCAGATCCTGCGACGCGTCTGGTTCGCCTTGCCTCTGGGCCTGCACTTCGGCGATTTCTACCAGGATTCGGAAGTGGTGAACGGCCACGCCATGCCGTGGCTGGCTCGCCATCGCGACGCGCGCTTCTTCCTCTTCCTGCACTACATGGATCCCCACGATCCCTACTTCGAGCATCCGTACAACGGCTACGGGATCGCACGGGCCTCGAACCAACATCCGCCGGCTTCGATGGCTGAGGAGATGCAGCGTCTCTACAAGCAGGAGATCGCCTACCTCGACGACAAGTTCGGCGAGCTGATCGCCCACCTCGAAGAGCTTGGCGTCTACGACGATACGGTGATCGCGCTGGTCGCCGACCACGGCGAGGAGTTCTACGAGCATGGCGGCTTCTGGCACGGGCTCACGCTCTACGAGGAGCAGATCCACGTGCCGCTCATGGTGAAGTGGGCCAAGGGCCAGCGCGGCTCCGGCCCCGATGCCCGAGCCCACGTGGCACGGTTGATCGATGTCGCGCCGACCCTTCTGCTGCAGGCAGGTGCCCAGCCCGTGGACGCCATGCAGGGCCAGGATCTGGCGATGGACCTCGCCACCCGCAGTGAAGCCGGACGCACCGTCTTTGCGGAAGAAGACCACGAAGGCAACGTCCTGCGTGCGATCCGGACGGGCCAGTGGAAGTGGATCGAGGCAGAAGAGGGAAACCCCCGAGGACTGCCCACGAACGAACTCTTCGACATGGTGTCAGATCGGGGAGAGACCACGAACCAAATCGAGGACGAGCCCGATGTGGCAGCCACGATGCGAAACCACGCCGAAGGCCAGTTGCACATGGCCGAGACCGGCAAGGTCGGCGAGGCCCAGGAGGCAAAGGTCTCTGCCGCCGAATGTGAGGCTCTCATGGCACTCGGATACGTCGAGAGCTGTGACGAGGGCGGGACTGCCACTCCGTGATACGCTCAGGCCCGGTGGCGGTCTGAGTCCAGGAATTTCCACATCTATGCGTGCCTTCCTCCTGATCGCGTTCCTCGCGAGCGTTTTCGTCACTCCTGCCTTCTCTGAGACCGGCACGGTGGATGCTTCACCGACCGCCAGACGGGCGGGTTCCCCGCAGCCTCCGGCGCGGGTCGATCTGACGATCTCCAGCCCCGCGCCCGGCGCTCGCGTCGAATCGAAGATGCATATGGCGGAGATCCGCGGCACGGCCACGGCCGGCGCGGACGGTCCCCGCGGCTTCGACGTCATGCTGGTGCTCGATGTCTCCCGCTCGACCCAGACCGCCTGCGGCGCGGACGTGGATGGCGACGGTGAGATCGGCGAAGACCCGCACCAGGGCCTGTATGCCCCCGGAGAGTTCCCGGACGACGTGTACTCGACGGATCCGGAGGACACGGTTCTCCACGCCGAAGTCCTCGCCGCACGCACGCTCGTCGAAGGCCTGGATTCCAAGCGGGTGAGGGTCGGGCTGATCACGTTCTCCGGCGAGGTGGACCCCACGACAGGCAAACGCCGCGCGCCGGAACAGCACGATGCGGAGCTGCGGGTTCCGCTCACCAACGACCACGGCAGCTTGCTGACGGCGCTCGACGACGTGCTGCGTGAAGGCCCGCATGGCGCGACCAACTTCGCCGCAGGGATCCGATTGGCCACCCAGGAGCTGGCCGGCATGTCGGGCGCAAAGAGCCGCCCAGCCGATCGCCACAAGAAGGTGATGTTGTTCTTGACCGACGGCATCCCGAGCTTCCCGGCCGGGCGCGCCGACACCCAGGATCCCGAGGACATGGAGGCGGCCGTACGCGCCGCGCGGGTTTCCCAGACCGCGGGCATTCGCATCAACAGCTTTGCCCTGGGGACCGATGCCCTCGCCAGGCCCAAGGCCGCGACCGAGATCGCGGCGGTGACCCTCGGCACGTTCACTCCGGTCATCGAACCGGCAGGCGTCGTAGCGGCGCTTCAGTCGGTCAACTTCGCGAACGTCGAGGATGTCGGTGTCGCGAATGTCACGACCGCGGAGGTTGCGACCGACGTTCACCTGAATCCGGACGGCAGCTTCGTCGCTTTCGTCCCGGTGAAGGTGGGGCAGAACCAGGTCATCGTCAGTGCACTCTCGTCCGAGGGCGCCGAGACGACCCGGGAACTCGTCTTCGACTTCTCGATCAAGGAAGCCGAAGATGCGGAGAAACAGCGGCAGCTGGCCCGGCTCAGGAAGATGTCGGATGAGATGGAGCGCTATCTCCTCGCCGAGGAAATCAAGCGCAAGCGCAACCGGGAGCGCATGGAGCGGGTAATGGATATCAAGGTCCGCGAGCGCAATCCGGGCGAATAGCCCGCCAAACGGGACCCCGGGTCCCGTTGACCTGCCCTCCCAAGGGCCGTACCCTCGACCCTTCGAGCGATCCTCAAAACACGGGTTGATTTCAGGCGCTTGCAGGACCCTCGGCTCGGACCCCAACGGGACCCGCACCCGAAGCTGCTAAGTGCCCTCCCCACAGAAAGCGGGAAGCCACATGGCAAAGCGTCCGGAAGCGCCGGGAACCTCCACCCAGGCCGTACACGCTGGGCAGCGCGATCGGGGCAAGAGC carries:
- a CDS encoding sulfatase-like hydrolase/transferase, with translation MTVLLEILFVALLAIAVARLAPEPWRGRALNLLKAWVTIRVFWLLLAHPVKMEDGSHVVALQLIWDTLANIDATTFWTFCGLAAGIKFVGILASMQRWVVLLRGQNIELPFRHIFGSFLIGRFIGTFLPSTAGLDGYTLYDAARFSGRTVEVTAAKALEKVIGITGIFLSFIVALPAGIGMFYSIFDRGTAHLVAGLGVTICAAVIGGLMTVIWFPGIVQWLIEHLPLPGKAQLAGIVRRISESAAAYKDKKRLIVLALALSFVVHFTTAAMYYFTAVAISATGAEFWPIVLGSSLQILATVLSPFTIAGEGIRELAQLVLLQNMIGPAAAIVSAALGFWAAEALTLAGGYFWWVRPADYTPDWCRVNGEQVDYEEAARNAVALETEEDRAAREAAGVAESVPPGERVRLGASYGLGAGIIGGLLVGLGEVLAIAAGGFGTEAQVLWYGPLAYAAFFGALCMVGGIVLAVLPMSREEIRGWTPALGLLATAVPIGLAVTVFRLRRDVYAEQMPPLPVLGAVLGGFALIGLLLFAVGPRLFRGGVGNLFKPLPALGLAALLGIGGALATGAVDLIETGGEAPTVIPAHLTERPNLILVMVDTLRADHLSCYGGPVETPNLCRIATDGGTLYDGFSHASWTKPATATLLTSLVPTSHQAMSKPSALGPEIDTLAEQLQDHGYATGGFVSNTNLTESFGFAQGFDEYNYLGPDYLFGAEESSSKLVMYQILRRVWFALPLGLHFGDFYQDSEVVNGHAMPWLARHRDARFFLFLHYMDPHDPYFEHPYNGYGIARASNQHPPASMAEEMQRLYKQEIAYLDDKFGELIAHLEELGVYDDTVIALVADHGEEFYEHGGFWHGLTLYEEQIHVPLMVKWAKGQRGSGPDARAHVARLIDVAPTLLLQAGAQPVDAMQGQDLAMDLATRSEAGRTVFAEEDHEGNVLRAIRTGQWKWIEAEEGNPRGLPTNELFDMVSDRGETTNQIEDEPDVAATMRNHAEGQLHMAETGKVGEAQEAKVSAAECEALMALGYVESCDEGGTATP
- a CDS encoding VWA domain-containing protein; translated protein: MRAFLLIAFLASVFVTPAFSETGTVDASPTARRAGSPQPPARVDLTISSPAPGARVESKMHMAEIRGTATAGADGPRGFDVMLVLDVSRSTQTACGADVDGDGEIGEDPHQGLYAPGEFPDDVYSTDPEDTVLHAEVLAARTLVEGLDSKRVRVGLITFSGEVDPTTGKRRAPEQHDAELRVPLTNDHGSLLTALDDVLREGPHGATNFAAGIRLATQELAGMSGAKSRPADRHKKVMLFLTDGIPSFPAGRADTQDPEDMEAAVRAARVSQTAGIRINSFALGTDALARPKAATEIAAVTLGTFTPVIEPAGVVAALQSVNFANVEDVGVANVTTAEVATDVHLNPDGSFVAFVPVKVGQNQVIVSALSSEGAETTRELVFDFSIKEAEDAEKQRQLARLRKMSDEMERYLLAEEIKRKRNRERMERVMDIKVRERNPGE